CAGCCGTCGGCCACGAGGGCGGCGCGGTTCGGGTAGCCCAGCGAGAACGTGCCCGCGCTCGGCGCCGGCGGGGTCGGCGTCGGCGTCGTGGGCGTGGGCTCCGTCGTCGGCACCGTGGTCGGCGTCGTCGTGGGCTGCGTCGTGGGCTGCGTCGTGGGCTGGGTCGTGGGCTGGGTCGTGGGCTGCGTCGACTCGTCGGCGGAGGCGACGACGACCTCGTCGTAGAGCGCGGTCGGCTGCGACGTGGACTGCGCATCGGCCCCGGTCAGCAGGACGAGGCGCGAGAAGGCCCGCGTCGACGTGACCGACCCGGCGGGGGTCCAGGTGGAGCCGCCGTTGGTGGACATCGCCGCCGTGATCGTGTTCCCGGAACGAGTCAGGCGCAGCCTCAGGCTCGTGGCGGTCGAGGTCTGGGCCAGGACGATCTGGGCGTTGCCGGCGACCTCGTTGACCAGCGAGACGCGCTGCCCCACGTTGAAGCTTCGGGTCAGCAGCACGTAGTTGTCGTCGTCGTCGTAGACGCCGATGCCGGCGGACTGGTAGTTCCGCGTCGGGGCGAACGACGAGACGTTCAGCTCGACGCGGTTCCACCCGGCCGGCAGGTCGCGCAGCAGCGAGTTGCGCGAGTTGTTCATGGACGACCAGATGTCGCCGGTGTCCACGGGCAGGCGCAGCCCCGAGGCCGAGTAGGCCACGACCGAACCACTCGTGCGCTCGGTGTCGCGCACGGCTCCCGCGGCGGTCTTCGCCCGGAAGTCCCAGCCGTCGGCCAGCAGCGCCTGGCGGTCGGGGTAGGTCAGCGCATATCTCGCCTCACCGCGCGGCGTGACCTTGAGCGTCACGGGGATGGTGACGGGGCTGCCCGCGGCACCCGCGGCGTGGACCTTGATCGAGCCCGTGTGCGATCCCGCGGCGAGCGTGCCGGGCGTGGCCCGGACGGTGAACGAGCCGTTGCCGGTGCCGGAGGCCGGCGACACCGAGAGCCAGGACTCGCCCGAGAGGACCTCGGCGGTCCACTCCAAGGCGCCCTCGCCCGCGTTGCGGACACCGAGCGACTTCTCGACGGGGGCGCCGCCCTCGGCGGCCGCGAGGTTCAGTGGCGCGTCGTCGGCGTCGAGGATCGGCGGGACCGTCTCGGACTTCAGCACCTTCACGGACTGCTTGGTGGCGGTGACCGCCGAGGAGAAGTACAGCGTCGACGTGCCGCCGTCGGTGCGAATGCGGAACGGCACCGCGGCGCCGGCGACGCGCACGCCCGAGACGTGCGGCACGCCCGTGACGTCGACCGTGAAGGTCAGCTTGTCGCGGGACTTGACGAACGCCTCGGCATCGCGCTGCGGCACCTCGGGCAGACCCAGGCGCCGGATCGTGAAGTCGAGTGCGTCCTCACCGTCGACGACGTCGTCGATCACGGTGCGGTTGCGCTGGTGGATGTACTTCACGACGGTGCCGATGGGCGCGCTCCACACGTCCTTCGTGGCTGCGTAGGCGATCGCGCCGTCGTCGTTGGTCATGTCGTGCAGCACGAGATTGGCCCACTTGCCCTGACTCTGGGCCTGGTCGACGATCGTCTTCAGGTCGGCCGGCGGCGTGGGCGCGTGCTCGTGGGAGTTGAAGCTCTTCATGTCCATGAAGTCGGTCGGCGTGGTCTCCTCCAGCGCGTTCCAGTTGTAGCCACGCGCCGAGAGGAAGTGGTCCGCGGCGATCACGCCGTACTCGATGTTCCGGAAGCCGCAGGGCCACACCAGGGTGGAGACCTCGTCGGCCGAGCCGGTCGCCTGGGCGACGCCGCTGATGCTTCCGGTCATGTGCGAGATCAGGCTCGTGCGGCTGACCAGCGTGCACAGGTGGTAGAGCAGGTGCGACCCGAGCTCCATCCCGTCGGCGTACATCTGCGGGTAGTCCGCCGGCGGCGTGGCGCCGTTCATCACGAAGGTGCCCGTGATGCCAGCTGCCTTGAGCTCGGGGTAGCCCGAGGAGAAGCTGTCGTCGGTCGAGGAGCTGAACGCGCCGCGGTGGCCGTCCTTCCACGTGGAGATGCCGACGGGCCCGGACGGATTGACCACGACGCGCACGTCGACGGTCTGGCTCTGGTCGACACCGGGCACGTCGTCGCGCACGGTGACCCGGGCGGAGTGCACGCCCACGGCGAGGTCGTCGCAGTCGGTGGTGACCGTGAACTGGGCCGGACTGACCCCGGAGGTGGCCGACAGGGTGACCCACGGCGCGTCGGCCGAGGCGACCCACGGCAGGTCGTCGCCGGTCCAGGTGACCACCGAGACGGTCTGGGCGCCCTCGCACTGCGCCGTGTGGCGGGTGCCGAAAGCGAGCTGGGACGGCGACGTGTCGAGCACGGAGCGGCTGTAGTCGGCGACGGTCAGTGCGGAGGCGGGCGGGGTCTGCGTCGGCGTGCTGGTGGGGGCGGGGGTCGGTGCCGTGGTCGGTGCCGTGGACGGTGCCGTGGTCGGGGCCGGCGAGGTCGGCGTGCTGGTGGGGGCGGAGGTCGGTGCCGTGGTGGGGCCGGGGCTCTCCGTCTCCGCCGCGGCGGGGCCCTGGAGCGCCGCCGTCAGGACGACCAGCGCGGCGGCGATGGCAGCCGTGCGTCGCCCGGGAGGGTTGAGATGGAGCATCACGCCGTCCTTACCGATGGCCTCTGCAACTCCCGCCCTGTGCGACGCATGAGACCCGAATCTTCACACTGTTGCCGCGCGGCGCGTCATGAACGTCCCCGACCGCGAGCACCCCCCGTGACAGGCAGCCTAACGACTGGAACGACTGCGCTTTGGCGCCTTCACGAATGTTGTGACCAGTGCGACGGATGTGGTTCGAAACGTCGTTCCGGGCGGTTCGATCTTGCTGCCCATGAGCCCTGCGTGACCCGCGTGATACTCCTTTCGAGCCTCTGCTTTACCACGAGTAACAATCCGTATCTGGCATATCAGTGGTCACGCGAGTCCCATGTGCCCCATACTGCAGGGGTGAACACCAAGACCTGGGCTCTGGGATCGCTCGTGGCGACCGTCGCGACCGCTGTGCTCGTGGCCGGTGCGATCACGTCCGCCAAGGCGAGCGCCCCCGCCCCGCGGACCGTCACCGCTGCGGCGAAGGTGCCGAAGGGCAAGGTCAAGATCACCAACCCCACCCAGCGCGTGGTCGGCTGGTCCGGATCGGTCCGGGTCACCCCGCTGGTGAGCAAGGGGGCCGGAGTCAAGGTCGTCTCGAAGCGGATCCACGTCTACCGCGGCGGCAAGCTGCGCCAGGCGAACCGTCGAGCCGTGAGCCTGCGGCCGGGCACCTACCGCCTCGTCATCAAGGTGAGGTCGAAGGCCAAGGGACGGACCAGCACCACGCGCCGCTCCCTGCGGCTCGTCGTGCGCCAGAACGCGTGCGCCACCGCGCCCGACGTGCGCGCGCTCAAGGTGGACGCGGCGTACTCGCCCTCCGTGAAGGGCACCTCGCTGGCCCAGGCCCAGCGGCTCATGCGCTCGCCGGGCGCCCTCGAGCGGGTCGACGTGTCGCAGGTGCTCCAGCACTCGTCGCGTCTCTCCGAGCTGTACGCGGGAGACCCGAACGTGATGGCCCAGGCGAACGCCGAGCTGGCGCCGCTGCGTCGCCTCGCGGCGAAGGGCGTGCGCTCGATCCAGGAGCGCGAGTTCGCGGCCTGCGGTGTCGCGACGCGCTACGTGGGCGTCTTCGCCGAGGGCGAGCTCGTCCAGCTCAAGCGCCTCTGACGCCCTCCCCGCTCAGGAGTTGAAGGCGCTCTGCGTCTTCTCCAGGCCCACCGAGATCAGGCTCTCGACCGCGTCGGCGGCCTCCTGCGTGACGATGTCGGCCTCGGTGCGCTCGGTCTTGGCGAACGGCTTGAGCACGAAGTCGTGCACCGGCTGCTGGCCCGGCGGGCGGCCGATCCCGAACCGCACGCGCAGGAAGTCGCCCGTGCCGATCGACTGGCGGATCGACTTGAGGCCGTTGTGCCCGTTGTCGCCGCCGCCGGACTTGCAGCGCAGTGAGCCCAGCGGAAGGTCGAGCTCGTCGTGGATGACGATGAGGCGCTCGGGCGTGACGTCGTAGTACTTCATCAGCGACGAGACGGCTCCGCCGCTCTCGTTCATGTACGCGCGCGACCGGCCCAGGACCGTGCGCTCGCCGGCGAGCAATCCGGAGACGATGTCGGCGCGGGCCGCCTTCAGAGACGAGAACCGGCCGCCCATGCGGGCGGCCAGCTCATCGGTCACGTGATACCCGACGTTGTGCCGGGTGGCGGCATAGGACGGGCCGGGATTGCCCAGCCCGACGACCAACCAGGTCATCAGCCCTCGGAGGACTCCGGCTCGGCGGCGGCCTCGGCGGTCGTCTCGGGCTGGTCGTGCTCGATGCCGGCATCGGCCTCGGCGCTCTCGAGCTCGGCGTCGACCTCGGCCGCGGTGGGCGCGTGGGTCAGGTTGAGGATCAGCAGGTCGTCCTCCACCGCGAGGGAAGCGCCCTCGGGCAGGGCGAGGTCCGAGGCGAGCACCTGGCTGCCGACCTCGAGGCCGGCGACGGGCACCTCGATGTCGGTGGGGATGTGCGTGGCCTCGACCTCGAGGGAGACGGTGGTGTTCTCGGTGACGAGCAGGACGCCCGGCTCGGGCTCGCCGACGACGGTGATCGCGACGTCGACGGTGACCTTCTCGCCGCTCTTGACGATGAGCAGGTCGACGTGCTCGATGAAGCCCTTGAGCGGGTCGCGCTGGACCTGCTTCGGGATGGCCAGGTGGTTGTCCGAGCCCAGGTCGATCGCGAGCAGCGCGTTGGCGGTCTTGAGCGCCAGCATCGTGTCGTGACCGGGCAGCGTGACGTGGATGGGGTCGGAGCCGTGTCCGTAGAGGACGGCGGGGATCTTGTCGTCGCGACGGATGCGGCGGGCGGCACCCTTGCCGAACTCGGTGCGCTGCTCGGCGGAAAGCTTGATCTCGGCCACGGGGATTCTCTCCTTGGAGGGGATTTCAGTCTGAAGTCTTTGGTCTCGGCGCTCGACACAGCACTCCTGTGGAGCGCCCTGTCGATCACGGTCGGGTGGACCCTCGCCGAGGCAACCCCACGAGTCTAACCCACCGCCGCGCAGGAGCCGAAATCGGCTGC
This genomic interval from Aeromicrobium choanae contains the following:
- a CDS encoding beta-xylosidase family glycoside hydrolase gives rise to the protein MLHLNPPGRRTAAIAAALVVLTAALQGPAAAETESPGPTTAPTSAPTSTPTSPAPTTAPSTAPTTAPTPAPTSTPTQTPPASALTVADYSRSVLDTSPSQLAFGTRHTAQCEGAQTVSVVTWTGDDLPWVASADAPWVTLSATSGVSPAQFTVTTDCDDLAVGVHSARVTVRDDVPGVDQSQTVDVRVVVNPSGPVGISTWKDGHRGAFSSSTDDSFSSGYPELKAAGITGTFVMNGATPPADYPQMYADGMELGSHLLYHLCTLVSRTSLISHMTGSISGVAQATGSADEVSTLVWPCGFRNIEYGVIAADHFLSARGYNWNALEETTPTDFMDMKSFNSHEHAPTPPADLKTIVDQAQSQGKWANLVLHDMTNDDGAIAYAATKDVWSAPIGTVVKYIHQRNRTVIDDVVDGEDALDFTIRRLGLPEVPQRDAEAFVKSRDKLTFTVDVTGVPHVSGVRVAGAAVPFRIRTDGGTSTLYFSSAVTATKQSVKVLKSETVPPILDADDAPLNLAAAEGGAPVEKSLGVRNAGEGALEWTAEVLSGESWLSVSPASGTGNGSFTVRATPGTLAAGSHTGSIKVHAAGAAGSPVTIPVTLKVTPRGEARYALTYPDRQALLADGWDFRAKTAAGAVRDTERTSGSVVAYSASGLRLPVDTGDIWSSMNNSRNSLLRDLPAGWNRVELNVSSFAPTRNYQSAGIGVYDDDDNYVLLTRSFNVGQRVSLVNEVAGNAQIVLAQTSTATSLRLRLTRSGNTITAAMSTNGGSTWTPAGSVTSTRAFSRLVLLTGADAQSTSQPTALYDEVVVASADESTQPTTQPTTQPTTQPTTQPTTTPTTVPTTEPTPTTPTPTPPAPSAGTFSLGYPNRAALVADGWDFRGRTGAGVARDTERTSGGTVTYSAQGLGLPTTTGDLWSTSNNSDNTILRDLPGNWSSVRVRLSAAPVANYQHAGIAIYDNDDNYLELARSYHSTAGGQIVMAVNETAGTPAAQAVAGVAATDLELRFERNASTGQVVSSFSTDAGATWRTVSTVTRQFTSPRLALNAGGATAAQITATFREATVQVPTTVAPSEPTPSPTTPTPTPSPTTPTPSPTTPTPSPTTPTPSPTTPTPTPTPTTPTPSPTPSAPAETTDTHVLDHTSRSALLAAGWDFAARTAAGAARSTESATFAPTYAANGLGLATGQGDLWQAMNNTTNTVFRDLPASWTSVTATMAYAPTANYQHGGIVLYVDDDNYIELTRAYNSGASGHTVALIDERSGTPIVQRVPTTATSLRLRFTRDPVTQVITAAFSADGGSNWSEVGRVTRTLTNVRIGLNAGGAVSGAPVARFERVVVGRTAS
- the pth gene encoding aminoacyl-tRNA hydrolase, translating into MTWLVVGLGNPGPSYAATRHNVGYHVTDELAARMGGRFSSLKAARADIVSGLLAGERTVLGRSRAYMNESGGAVSSLMKYYDVTPERLIVIHDELDLPLGSLRCKSGGGDNGHNGLKSIRQSIGTGDFLRVRFGIGRPPGQQPVHDFVLKPFAKTERTEADIVTQEAADAVESLISVGLEKTQSAFNS
- a CDS encoding 50S ribosomal protein L25/general stress protein Ctc — protein: MAEIKLSAEQRTEFGKGAARRIRRDDKIPAVLYGHGSDPIHVTLPGHDTMLALKTANALLAIDLGSDNHLAIPKQVQRDPLKGFIEHVDLLIVKSGEKVTVDVAITVVGEPEPGVLLVTENTTVSLEVEATHIPTDIEVPVAGLEVGSQVLASDLALPEGASLAVEDDLLILNLTHAPTAAEVDAELESAEADAGIEHDQPETTAEAAAEPESSEG